The window ACGCCGTTGCCGACCGTCACCCGGTCGTGCACGAGGACGTACAGCGGCACGGCGACCAGCGCCAGGCCGACGAGGCCCACCGCGAGCGCCTTGCGCAGCGGCGCGTAGCGCAGCGCGCCGAACGCGACACCGGCGACGAGCGTGACGGACGGCACCCACACGATCGCGGGCATCAGCGTGTCGAGCCAGCCGAGGCCCCACGTGCCCAGGGTGCCCGTCCAGAGCGAGGGCAGCTGGAGCAGGTTGGCCACGGCGAGGGCGAGCGTCTGGCGTCCGGACAGCGGCGCGGCGGTCTCCGGGTTGATCACACCGCCCTGGCTGCCGGTGAGGAAGAAGACGACGCAGACGATCGCCAGCACGAGCGTGAGGATGGACTTCAGCCAGAAGGCGCGCGTCCGCTCGGCCTTCAGCAGCACGACGACGACCATCGCCAACACCGAGTAGGTCGCGGCGTCCGATCGCGCGCCCGCGCCCATCAAGGTCGCCACCGTCGCGAGCGCGCCGAGCCCGATCATCCGCCCGCGGGTCTGCGCCTCGTAGAAGCCGATCAGGCAGAGCCAGAGCGTCACGGCAGAGATCGCCGCCCATCCGGACGGGTTCACGCTCGGGATGATGAACATGCCGAACGGGACGAGCGCGATGAGTCCTCCCCACAGCACGATGCCGCGCCGTGGCGGCGAGAGCAGCAGGAAGAGCGCGGTCAGCAGCCCGACGAACAGCACGGCGTTGAACGCCCGCATCGCCAGCACCGAGGCGGCGGTGTGCTGGCTCACGAACACGCTCATCGTCAGGTAGAACACCGGCGGGTAGCCGTGGTCGTTGAAGGTGCCGCGCTTCGACGTGGTCAACTCCTGCGAGCCCGCGTCGGGGCAGCGCCCGCTGTGCAGGATGTCGAAGGCGTAGCACTTCGCCGCCTTGGTGACCGAGGCGGGCACGCGCTTGACGCCGGGATCGGCCGTCGACTCGCACAGGCCGGCGCGGTCGCCCTGCGCGCACCAGATGCTGCCGAGGTGGTAGTCCTCGTCCGGGCTCGCCCCGACCGGGGACGCCAGCGCCCACGACAGCAGGGCGGCCAGCAGCGCGACCGGGATGAGCGCGGCGATCACGGTGCGGACGCGGCCCAGGCCGAAGAGCCCCCACGTCCGTGCCGGCGGGGCCTCCTGGTACTCGACTCCGGCGGTCATCGCGCGGACTCCGCCGGCCCGGCGACCCGGTCGACGACGACCTCGCGCTCCTGGGCCGCCGACTGCATGACGGCCTCCGCGACCGCGAGCGTCGCCAGGCCCTCGTCCATCGTGACGATGCCGGGGCGACCGTGCAGGATGGCGTCGCGGAACGCCTCGTGCTCGATGCGCAGCGGCTCGCGCTTCTTGAGCGCGTACCGGATGACGGACCCCTCGGCCACGCCGCGGAAGGCGGACACCGCATCCCACTCGGTGGCGTCCGTGCCGTTCTCGTAGAAGGTGAGGTCGCCGCTCAGGGTGTCGGCGACGAACGCGCCCGACTCGCCGGTCACGACGGTGATCCGCTCCTTCATCGGCGACATCCAGTTCACCAGGTGGTTGGTGATGATGCCGTCGTCCAGGCGTCCGTTGAACGCGACGAGGTCCTCGTGCGGGCGGCCGCTGCGGCGGGAGGTGTTCGCGTGGACGGTGCGGAACGGGCTCTGCGCGAGCCACGAGGTCAAATCGATGTCGTGCGTCGCCAGGTCTTTGATCACGCCGACGTCCGCGATGCGGGCGGGGAAGGGCCCCTGGCGGCGGGTGGCGATCTGGTAGACGTCGCCCAGCTCTCCCGCGTCGAGGCGCTTGCGCAGGTTCTGCAGCGCCGGGTTGAAGCGCTCGATGTGGCCGACGGCGCCGACCAGGCCTCGCGAGCGGAACGCCTCGGCCATACGGGCGCCCTGCTCGACGTCCGCCGCGATCGGCTTCTCGACGAGCACGTGCACGCCCGCCTCGGCGAGCTGGAGCGCGACCTCCTCGTGGGCTGTCGTCGGCACCGCGACGATCGCGGCGTCGATGCCCGAGCCGAGCACCGCATCCACCTCGGCGTGGACCGGCACGCCCGGGATGTCGCCCTCGGATGCGAACGGATCGACGACCGCGGCGAGGGTCACCCCGTCGAGCTCGCGGATGACGCGCGCGTGGTTGCGGCCCATCACGCCCAGGCCGATGACGGCGTATCGCAGGGCGGCCATCAGCTTCCCGCCTTCGCGAGGGTGTTGACGGCGGAGACGACGCGGTCGAGGTCCGCCTCCGTGAGGGACGGGTGGACCGGGAGCGAGAGCACCTCGCGTGCGGCGCGCTCCGTCTCGGGCAGGTC is drawn from Leifsonia shinshuensis and contains these coding sequences:
- a CDS encoding DUF2142 domain-containing protein is translated as MTAGVEYQEAPPARTWGLFGLGRVRTVIAALIPVALLAALLSWALASPVGASPDEDYHLGSIWCAQGDRAGLCESTADPGVKRVPASVTKAAKCYAFDILHSGRCPDAGSQELTTSKRGTFNDHGYPPVFYLTMSVFVSQHTAASVLAMRAFNAVLFVGLLTALFLLLSPPRRGIVLWGGLIALVPFGMFIIPSVNPSGWAAISAVTLWLCLIGFYEAQTRGRMIGLGALATVATLMGAGARSDAATYSVLAMVVVVLLKAERTRAFWLKSILTLVLAIVCVVFFLTGSQGGVINPETAAPLSGRQTLALAVANLLQLPSLWTGTLGTWGLGWLDTLMPAIVWVPSVTLVAGVAFGALRYAPLRKALAVGLVGLALVAVPLYVLVHDRVTVGNGVQPRYIYPLILLFVGVCLWGLRRLGLGLSGVQLILIVGGLWLANHVALYTNLRRYVTGEAAQGLNLDAGADWWWHLPFGPIWVWVIGSLAFLAALAAAAVVSWPVGTFGLRRRAALA
- a CDS encoding Gfo/Idh/MocA family oxidoreductase, which encodes MAALRYAVIGLGVMGRNHARVIRELDGVTLAAVVDPFASEGDIPGVPVHAEVDAVLGSGIDAAIVAVPTTAHEEVALQLAEAGVHVLVEKPIAADVEQGARMAEAFRSRGLVGAVGHIERFNPALQNLRKRLDAGELGDVYQIATRRQGPFPARIADVGVIKDLATHDIDLTSWLAQSPFRTVHANTSRRSGRPHEDLVAFNGRLDDGIITNHLVNWMSPMKERITVVTGESGAFVADTLSGDLTFYENGTDATEWDAVSAFRGVAEGSVIRYALKKREPLRIEHEAFRDAILHGRPGIVTMDEGLATLAVAEAVMQSAAQEREVVVDRVAGPAESAR